The genomic window aaggtgtaaatcgggatgcaatgttccatctcctgcaaatggattagctagcagtttctctatcatacccgaaggggtctcaaaataaatattttcataaagttcagtaggttgaggagcaactctttgctcttctggttggggtgaagataccccgaacaagcccctcaaaggattagtttccatagtgacaagtaacagaaaattttcagcacactatataaatgtttccttaccaagttccactcaccaagagcgctatgctcccaggcaacggtgccagaaaagagtcttgatgacccacaagtgtaggggatctatcgtagtcctttctataagtaagattgtcgaacccaacgaggagcagaaggaaatgataagcggttttcagtaaggttttctctacaagcactaaaataataggtgatagatagttttgtgataagataaatagtaacgagtaaaagtaaataaagtaaataaagtgcagcaatgtggcccaatcctttatgtagcaaaggataagcctggtcaaattctaataatgaggaaggagctcctgaggacacattgggaattatggCTCTCGGTAGCAGCACGATCCAAGACGCTGGAGGAGATgggagccggtggagtaggaggagataTCGGCAGCGTGATCATGACTTCAGGCGTCGGGGCCTTATGAGCCTCGGGGGCCTCGACGACAGCGTCGAGCGCGGGCGCCTCCGGAGTCAGCAAAGCAACGGGGGCTGGCTCCACGCCAGTGCGTccctcctggcctcgcgaggatgatcgggcaggGGAGGCGCGAACCCCGCTACCTCCTTTTCCCGTAGATGAAGGTGCAGCCCCAAACAGACGAGCTTGCCCCGAGTAGGGCCACTGAGGCCCCTTTCAGCCTCTTCGCCGCATGTAGTGGCCTAGCCAAAAGATGAAGGATGTCAAGCCTTGACGACAAAAGCAGGAGCAAAGCAGAGGTCAAGCACTTACTGgttggctgatgacccacaagtgtaggggatcaatcgtagtcctctcgataagtaagagtgtcgaacccaacgaggagcagaaggaaatgataagcggttttcagtaaggttttctctgcaggcactgaaattgtaggtgatagatagttttgtgataagataaatggtaacgagtaacaagtaaataaattaaataaagtgcagcaaggtggcccaatcctttatgtagcaaaggacaagcctggacaatttctaataatgagaaaggagctcccgaggacacatgggaattatcgtcaagctagttttcatcacgttcatatgatttgcgtttggtactttgataatttgatatgtgggtggaccgatacttgggtactgcccttacttagaaaagcatcccacttatgattaacccctattgcaagcgtcctcaactacaaaagaagtattaaggtaaacctaaccacaacattaaacatatggatccatatcagcccctaacgaagcaacgcataaactagggtttaagcttctgtcactctagcaacccatcatatacttattacttccccatgcctttcctctaggccaaaataatggtgaagtgtcatgtagtcgacgttcacataacaccactagaggaaaagacaacatacatctcatcaaaatatcgaatcaataccaaattcacattactactaatagcaagacttcacccatgtcctcaggaacaaacataactactcacaaagcatattcatattcatgatcagaggagtaataatatgcataaaggatctgaacatatgatcttccaccaagtaaaccaattagcatcaactacgaggagtaatcaacactactagcaacccacaggtaccaatttgtggttttgatacaagattggatacaagagatgaactagggttttgagaggagatggtgctggtgaagatgttgatggagattgaccccctcccgatgagaggatcgttggtgatgatttcccctcccggagggaagtgtccccgacagaacagctccgccagagccctagattgatatcgccaaggttccgcctcgtggtggcagagtttcgtcccgtaagcttgcccatgattttttccagggtaaaagcgatgatatagcagaagatggacaccggaggcccaccagggggcccaggagatagggggcgcgccctatagggggggcgccccctgtctcctagacagggtgtgggccccctagtgtatttctttcgctcaaaaattcttatcaattccaaaaagttgtttcgtggagtttcgggacttttggagatgtgcagaataggtttccaacgtttgctccttttccagccagaattccagctgccgacattccccctcttcatgataaacctagtaaaataagagagaatagccataagtatcgctatataatgtgtaataacagcccataatgcaataaatattgatataaaagcatgatgcaaaatggacgtatcattaccttgctatttttatatttttagattacaaatacccatatctaccatccatattgcacttgtatcaccatctcttcaccgaactagtgcactgctatgtcttgagcttgtgttggttttacttgaagaggaaagggtgatgcagcaaagtagcgtaagtatttacctcagtttttgagaaccaaggtatcaatccggtaggaggctcctcaaaagtcccacgcacctacacaaacaaacaagaacctcgcaaccaacgcaataaaggggttgtcaatcccttcacggccatttgcgaaagtgagatctgatagagataatatgataagataaatatttctggtatttttatgatatagataggaaaagtaaagatgcaaataaaagtagattgtaaacttatatgataaaagatagacccgggggccataggtttcactagtggcttctctcaagatagcataagtattacagtgggtgaacaaattactgtcgagcaattgatagaaaagctcatagttatgagattatctaggcatgatcatgtatataggcatcacatccgtgacaagtagaccgactcctgcctgcatctactactattactccacacatcgaccggctcctgcctgcatctagagtattaagttcataaagaacagagtaacgcattaagaaagatgacatgatgtagagggataaactcatgcaatatgatataaaccccatctttttatcctcgatggcaacaatacaatacgtgccttgctgcccctgatgtcactgggaaaggacaccgcaagattgaacccaaagctaagcacttctcccattgcaagaaagatcaatctagtaggccaaaccaaactgataatttgaagagacttgcaaagataacttaatcacacataaaagaattcataggagattcaaatatttctcatagataaacttgatcataaacccacaattcgtcggatctcgacaaacacaccgcaaaaagagttacatcgaatagacctccaagaagatcaaggagaactttgtattgagattcaaagagagagagagaagaagccatctagctaataactatggacccgaaggtctgtggtaaactactcacaactcattgaagAGGCCAtgaagatgatgtagaggccctccatggttgattcccccttcggcggagcgccggcgaaggctccaagataggatctcgcagataaagaaggttgtggcggtgcaaatagtttttcgtggtgctcctcgaaggtttcagggtacgtgggtatatataggaggaaaaagtaggtcggtggacgcttgaggggaccacgaggatgggggggcgcccacccccagggggcgcgctgggcacccttgtggccgcctcctctgttgcttgacgtccactccaagtcccgtggattgtgtttgttccaaaaagatcgctcccgaaggtttcattctgtttggactctgtttgatattccttttctttggaacactaaaataggcaaaaaaacagcaatttgggctgggcctccggttagtaggttagtcccaaaaattatatagaagtgtaaagtaaagcccataaacatccaaaacaggtaagataatagcatggaacaatcaaaaattatagatatgttggagacgtatcaagcatccccaagcttaatcctactcgtcctcgagtaggtaaatgatagaaacactatttttgatgtggaatgctacctagcataattctcaatgtaattttatttattgtggcatgaatgtttagatccaaatgattcaaaatataagttcatattgacataagaaatagtaatacttcaagcatactaatcaaagtaatcatgtcttctcaaaataacatggctaaagaaagtttatacctacaaaatcatatagtttggtgatgctccattttcgtcacacaagaatgcactcatcttgcacacccccgatggcaagccaagcaattgtttcataatttagtaatctcaaacttttttcaactttcacgcaatacatgagcgtgagccatggatataacactatgggtgggatagaatatgatgatggaggttgtgtggagaagacaaaaaaggagaaagtctcatgttaacgaggctaatcaacgggctatggagatgcccatcaattgatgtcaacatgaggagtagggattgccatgcaacatatgcactagagctataaatgtatgaaaatctcaacaaaagaaactaagtgggtgtgcatccaacttgcttgctcacgtagacctagggcattttgaggaagcccatcgtaggaatatacacgccaagttctataatgaaaattcccactagtatatgaaagtcacaACAGTGTTCCTCTCATCCGTTTCGATCTAAcgttcctagataaagctaagttgaatTTCTAAGTTAATAAAGCTGGTGGGTCACAACAAATAACAAACAATTTTTATGCCATAATTGATCTGTTGGCTCTATCTACTATGCATGTAAATATGTTATACAAACTCTTGAAACTCCCTGGTCGCTCATCAGTATATATGCAACTGTTGATCTGATCTCACACTGGCTTATGCTATATGGAAATTGAAACTTCAAATTGATGTGTGCCCCACATTGTATTTGAACTATGTGTCTGACTCTGGTTGTGGCACCTAAATTTTGTTTGCAAGCAGGTGATGTTTCTGATATGGAAACTGCTGTACCTGCACCGGTTTCTTCAGACGAGGGACGTGACACTACTGCAGCAATGCAAGAAGAGGCTGTGCATCTTCAGAACAACGAGCAAAAGGAGCCTACTGGTTGAGGAGCACAGCCAGGAAGATGCAGGTGATGTGCCTGCTATGGAAACTGCACAGGTTTCCTCTGACGACGAAAATGATGATACTGAAGAAATAGAAGAGGAGCAGGGTCAGGAAGACGAAGGTGGGACAAAGACTTCAGTAATAACTTATAAATTGATACGTCTCCCATGTTTTGTTGTAACTGCAGTCTCATGAAATCTGAAATTGACAAGAATTTTGTGTGCAATCAGGTTGTGTGGAAACTGCTGTGCCGGTTTCTTCAGACGAGGCAAGTCGTGGTACCGAAGAAATGGAAGAAGAGGACCAGCAAGGTAAGGACAGTTTGCATCAAATCAGTATGCTTGCGCTATTTGATTCACTGCCTGACGCGAATTCTATTTTTGCAACAAGCGGTTGTTTCTGATGCGGAGACTGTTACGGTTTCCTTGGACGAAGGAGCTGATGATGCTGCTCCTCCACGCCGCGCGAGCCGAGACCTCGCCTCCCCGCTCGCCACTGTAAGCTCCGcccttcctcccctcccctcccctactgTACCGTACCGTACCATCGCCTctattttttctttctcttctcttcttgtgatgatgatgatgatgatcctcTGGTCTGGTCTGCTTGTGATTTTATTGCTACTGGTTACTGAATGGATCATGTGCATCTTTCTTCAGTTTGATTGAAAAATGTCCCCCTTTTTGTGCATGCATACATCTGCCCACTAATTAAGCCACCAGAATCTTTTAGTTAGGGCTTAATAATAATATATGTCAATGGTGTGACTCTGTGTTTACATTGTCTCCTATAGTAGAATTATTATGGATGGTTCTCTACTCTACTAGTGTTGTAGCCTGTAGAGGCGAGTGTATATTTTGTTCTACACATGATGATGCAATTATGGACTGTTGTTTGTTTCCTAGCTATGTACTTCCATCATATAAATGCCTGCCATGTTCTAGATTAGCCAACCATTGGTGTGTGCAAAGGGTGAACACACAACACACTAGTTAGTAAGTGCACAAATCTGTATGTATACTAACCAATTGTTGTGGTAAATATGCACCTACAAGGATTGCTACTGGTAACTGAATGATATGCATCTTCGACCAGGCCACCTACAACAAGCTACTCACTGAGGTGTCCAAGTACAAGCAGACCACGCCCTAGGTGATCTGGTCTTCTTGCTTGCTTTTTACCCGTGAGAATTGAGATCTCAGGATGGTGGGTTATGTGGATGGATGGCCCCTGGTTAAGTCTTTTGCTGTGATGCTCTTTTTTGGGTCAAATTTCCGCTGATTTAGCTAGAAACGGGTCAAACTTGAACTGTAACTACCTCGtcgtttgctctttattttttccaaaaatcatttctaggtaaataagtatctatttaatcagagaaacaccaaacaaaatccaagattcaactactagctaggaacggtcaagcccaccgttttgatcgcattttgaaacgggcataaaaaattcaaaaaaaacaaaaaattggaaaaccttcgcattgtgtcattatatgtgaccaagtttccaggaaaaacaataaacttgtaatacggtaactattttaaaaaagtgttctcagaaatgagctatcatgtgtgaagattcatggatttcaagccaaatgatcaatcttatggcaacATTCATGGtataatttgttcaaatgatctcatgtgcacaagggtgcatcttggaattccaaacaatgttgcctaagggagttttcattttcttttcacggaaaatacattttccattttcccgagtgcccaaaatgagtttttttgtgaaggacctaccatatatttgttgtaaaatatgacctaatcaattttataaaatactaggacatatataatgcacaattgacaaaatgcttgggtgtcaaaagttttgatccacctctggtgaaaaagacaaattctcgctgatttagttggaagcgggtcaaatttgaactgtagctaccttgtagttttctctttattttttacaaaaatcatttctaggtacataagtatctatttaatcatagaaacaccaaaaaaattccaagattcaaccactagctaggaacggtcaagcccgtcgttttgaccgcattttgaaacgggcataaaaaattcaaaaaaaatcaaaaaattggaaaaccttcgcattatgtcattatatgtgaccaagtttccaggaaaaataataaacttgtaatacggtaattattttaaaaaaagtgttctcagaaatgagttatcatgtgtgaagattcatggctttcaagccaaatgatcaatcttatggccacattcatggtatagtttgttcaaatgatctcatgttgtgaacaagggtgcatcttggaattccaaacaatgttgcctaagggagttttcattttcttttcacggaaaatacattttccattttccgagtgcccgaaatgagttttttttgtaaaggacctaccatacatttgttgcaaaattggacctgatcaattttataaaatactaggccatatgtaattcacaattgaaaaaatggttgggtgtcaaaagttttgatccacctctggtgaaaaagacaaattccgccgattcagttggaagcgggtcaaatttgaactgcagctgcctcatagtttgctatttattttttccaaaaatcatttctagttacataagtacctatttaatcataaatacatggtttggtggcgatacgtcgaggtttggacggtgaccgagggccccaactctagagcgcgtaaactcgcatgcccgccgcgtggtcaccgcgtgaccatggcattgccatgtgttctagGCTGCCTAGGCATGTCTaatgggttgggcactccccaggtaggtgctaggaagaaaatcacaacataagattctcacgaggagaccgatcgatgctcaaacatgaataagcagccaagtgtttgattagcggtacgggaaatgcacatggctaatgggtgtgagttttggctgaggatgatcaattactaagaagaccatcttcacaaattttcagctcaaaaggaggagcctaggtggtacttgctttgcaaagtaccacactggacataaatacgaatgttgaaaccgggctcaaaataatgaatggattgagctggcatttggtggaggatggttatttgggtagaggaaagcactgtagaaaatggataccatttggacatgccaaagtggtacttccttcacaaagtgtttttgtgaacagaataggaaaatgaatattttttaattatttttgaactacgcaaggaaggttttttacatatttgacgaacatatgacccaaagaatttatgagatttttttgggaattttgggaatgacagaaatataggttgcttcacaacctagggcaaaaactgccacatggacatgacacataggcaaaattgatgaggtggcgcctagtcatagcaacccaccacaatttacaaggttatgaccatctatattggtcatgatcagctagaaataaggctgCGGACCTAtactatctgctttatgaccatttcgtgtaaggaaattacgacctttctgaccaaaatggtcgttattgtttagggtttggagccccccgaacagcttttgaccaattggtctaaaatggtcatagatctatgaccaattcttccagggtcactgacagaaggtcactagttgacatatttcttgtagtatgaacattatatctagatcttgtttgatgcaagacggttattcatttaaatatgagaataatggttgttctatttatatgagtaatatcttttatggtcatgcacccttaaagagtggtctatttttgatgaatctcgatagtagtgatacacatattcataatgttgaagccaaaagatgcagagttgataatgatagtgcaacttatttgtggcactgccgtttaggtcatattggtgtaaagtgcgtgaagaaactccatattgatggacttttggaatcacttgattatgaatcacttggtacttgcgaaccatgcctcatgggcaagatgactacaacgctgttctccggaactatggagcgagtaattgatttgttggaaatcatacatactgatgtatgtggtccaatgaatgttgacgctcgcggcgggtatctttattttctcaccttcacagatgatttgagcagatatgggtatatctacttaatgaaacataagtctgaaacatttgaaaagttcaatgaatttcagagtgaagttgaaaatcatcgtaacaagaaaataaagtttctacgatctaatcatggaggagaatatttgagttatgagtttggtttacatttgaagcaatgcggaatagttttgcaactcacgccacccggaaaaccacagcgtaatggtgtgtccgaacgtcgtaatcgtgctttactagatatggtgcaatctatgatgtctcttactaatttacctctaccattttggggttatgctttagagacggccgcattcacgttaaatagggcaccatcaaaatccgttgagatgacgccttatgaactttggtttggcaagaaaccaaagttgttgtttcttaaagtttggggctgcaatgcttatgtgaaaaagcttcaacccgataagcttgaacccaaatcggagaaatgtgtcttcataggatacccaaaggaaactgttgggtacaccttctatcacagatccgaaggcaagacatttgttgccaagaatggatcctttctagagaaggagtttctctcgaaagaagtgagtgggaggaaagtagaacttgatgaggtaactgtacctgctcctttattggaaaatagttcatcacagaaaccggttcctgtgatgactacaccaataagtgaggaagctaatgatgttgatcatgaagcttcagatcaagttactacagaacctcgtaggtcaaccagagtaagatccacaccagagtggtacgataatcctattctggaggtcatgttacttgatcatggcgaacctacgaactatgaggaagcgatgatgagcccagattccgcaaaatggcttgaggccatgaaatctgagatgggatccatgtaagagaacaaagtgtggactttggttgacttgcccgatgatcggcaagccatcgagaataaatggatcttcaagaagaagaagactgacgttgatggtaatgttactgtctacaaagctcgacttgttgcgaaaggttttcaacaagttcaaggtgttgactacgatgagactttctcacccgtagcgatgcttaagtctgtccgaatcattttagcaattgccgcattttatgattatgaaatttggcaaatggatgtcaaaactgcattcctgaatggatttctgaaagaagtgttgtatatgatgcaaccagaaggttttgtcgatccaaagggtgctaacaaagtgtgcaagctccagcgatccatttatggactggtgcaagcctctcggagttggaataaacgctttgatagtgtgatcaaagcatatggttttatacatacttttggagaaggctatatttacaagaaagtgagtgggagctctgtagcatttctattattatatgtggacgacatattattgattggaaatgatatagaatttctggatagcataaaaggatacttgaataaaagtttttcaatgaaagacctcggtgaagctgcttacatattgggcatcaagatctatagagatagatcaagacgcttaattggactttcacaaagtatataccttgaaaaagttttcaaaaagttcaaaatggatcaagcaaagaaaggcttcttgcctgtaatacaaggtgtgaaattgagtcagactcaatgcccgaccactgcagaagatagagagaaaatgaaagaagttccctatgcttcagccataggctctatcatgtatgctatgctgtgtaccagacctgatgtgtgccttgctattagtttagcagggaggtaccaaagtaatccaggagtggatcactggacagcggtcaagaacatcctgaaatacctgaaaaggactaaggatatgtttctcatttatggaggtgacaaagagctagtcgtaaatggttacatcgatgcaagctttgacactaatccagacgattctaaatcgcaaaccggatacgtgtttatattgaacggtggagctgtcagttgat from Triticum aestivum cultivar Chinese Spring chromosome 3B, IWGSC CS RefSeq v2.1, whole genome shotgun sequence includes these protein-coding regions:
- the LOC123067443 gene encoding uncharacterized protein — encoded protein: MFLIWKLLYLHRFLQTRDVTLLQQCKKRLCIFRTTSKRSLLVEEHSQEDAGDVPAMETAQVSSDDENDDTEEIEEEQGQEDEGCVETAVPVSSDEASRGTEEMEEEDQQGKDSLHQISMLALFDSLPDANSIFATSGADDAAPPRRASRDLASPLATATYNKLLTEVSKYKQTTP